One Papio anubis isolate 15944 chromosome 9, Panubis1.0, whole genome shotgun sequence genomic window carries:
- the ZNF385A gene encoding zinc finger protein 385A isoform X2: MQPPLDLKQILPFPLEPAPTLGLFSNYSTMDPVQKAVLSHTFGGPLLKTKRPVISCNVCQIRFNSQSQAEAHYKGNRHARRVKGIEAAKTRGREPGIREPGDPAPPGSTPTNGDGVAPRPVSMENGLGPAPGSPEKQPGSPSPPSIPETGQGVTKGEGGTPAPASLPGGSKEEEEKAKRLLYCALCKVAVNSLSQLEAHNKGTKHKTILEARSGLGPIKAYPRLGPPTPGEPEAPAQDRTFHCEICNVKVNSEVQLKQHISSRRHRDGVAGKPNPLLSRHKKSRGAGELAGTLTFSKELPKSLAGGLLPSPLAVAAVMAAAAGSPLSLRPAPAAPLLQGPPITHPLLHPAPGPIRTAHGPILFSPY; this comes from the exons ATGCAGCCCCCGCTGGACCTCAAGCAGATCCTGCCCTTCCCACTCGAGCCGGCCCCTACCCTTGGCCTCTTCAGCAACTACAGCACC ATGGACCCTGTACAGAAGGCTGTGCTCTCCCACACTTTTGGGGGACCCTTGCTCAAGACCAAGCGCCCCGTCATTTCCTGTAATGTCTGTCAAATCCGCTTCAATTCTCAG AGCCAGGCTGAGGCACACTACAAGGGTAACCGCCACGCCCGACGAGTCAAAGGCATTGAGGCCGCCAAGACCAGAGGCAGGGAGCCTGGCATCCGAGAACCTGGAGACCCAGCCCCCCCAGGCAGCACCCCAACAAATGGGGATGGTGTAGCACCCCGTCCAG TTTCCATGGAGAATGGACTGGGGCCAGCCCCAGGATCCCCAGAGAAACAGCCTGGCTCCCCATCCCCTCCCAGCATTCCGGAGACTGGTCAGGGTGTAACCAAGGGTGAAGGGGGGACTCCAGCCCCAGCTTCCTTGCCTGGGGGTagcaaggaagaggaggagaaagccaAGCGGCTGCTCTACTGTGCTCTGTGCAAGGTGGCTGTGAACTCCCTGTCCCAGCTTGAGGCACATAACAAAG GTACTAAGCACAAGACAATTCTGGAGGCCCGAAGCGGGCTGGGGCCCATCAAAGCTTACCCTCGGCTGGGGCCTCCCACCCCGGGGGAACCAGAGGCTCCTGCCCAGGACCGAACTTTCCACTGTGAGATCTGCAATGTCAAGGTCAACTCGGAGGTCCAACTGAAACAG CACATCTCCAGCCGGCGGCACCGAGACGGAGTGGCCGGGAAGCCCAACCCACTACTGAGCCGTCACAAGAAGTCTAGGGGCGCCGGGGAGCTGGCG GGCACGCTGACTTTCTCCAAGGAGCTGCCCAAGTCCCTGGCGGGCGGCCTTCTCCCCAGCCCCCTGGCGGTGGCTGCAGTGATGGCAGCGGCAGCAGGCTCGCCGCTGTCCCTGCGCCCGGCTCCAGCCGCACCTCTTCTCCAGGGACCGCCGATCACTCACCCTCTGCTTCACCCGGCCCCCGGACCCATTCGAACTGCGCACGGACCCATCCTCTTCTCCCCCTACTGA
- the ZNF385A gene encoding zinc finger protein 385A isoform X1 yields the protein MILGSLSRAGPLPLLRQPPIMQPPLDLKQILPFPLEPAPTLGLFSNYSTMDPVQKAVLSHTFGGPLLKTKRPVISCNVCQIRFNSQSQAEAHYKGNRHARRVKGIEAAKTRGREPGIREPGDPAPPGSTPTNGDGVAPRPVSMENGLGPAPGSPEKQPGSPSPPSIPETGQGVTKGEGGTPAPASLPGGSKEEEEKAKRLLYCALCKVAVNSLSQLEAHNKGTKHKTILEARSGLGPIKAYPRLGPPTPGEPEAPAQDRTFHCEICNVKVNSEVQLKQHISSRRHRDGVAGKPNPLLSRHKKSRGAGELAGTLTFSKELPKSLAGGLLPSPLAVAAVMAAAAGSPLSLRPAPAAPLLQGPPITHPLLHPAPGPIRTAHGPILFSPY from the exons CCTGCCTCTGCTACGGCAGCCCCCCATCATGCAGCCCCCGCTGGACCTCAAGCAGATCCTGCCCTTCCCACTCGAGCCGGCCCCTACCCTTGGCCTCTTCAGCAACTACAGCACC ATGGACCCTGTACAGAAGGCTGTGCTCTCCCACACTTTTGGGGGACCCTTGCTCAAGACCAAGCGCCCCGTCATTTCCTGTAATGTCTGTCAAATCCGCTTCAATTCTCAG AGCCAGGCTGAGGCACACTACAAGGGTAACCGCCACGCCCGACGAGTCAAAGGCATTGAGGCCGCCAAGACCAGAGGCAGGGAGCCTGGCATCCGAGAACCTGGAGACCCAGCCCCCCCAGGCAGCACCCCAACAAATGGGGATGGTGTAGCACCCCGTCCAG TTTCCATGGAGAATGGACTGGGGCCAGCCCCAGGATCCCCAGAGAAACAGCCTGGCTCCCCATCCCCTCCCAGCATTCCGGAGACTGGTCAGGGTGTAACCAAGGGTGAAGGGGGGACTCCAGCCCCAGCTTCCTTGCCTGGGGGTagcaaggaagaggaggagaaagccaAGCGGCTGCTCTACTGTGCTCTGTGCAAGGTGGCTGTGAACTCCCTGTCCCAGCTTGAGGCACATAACAAAG GTACTAAGCACAAGACAATTCTGGAGGCCCGAAGCGGGCTGGGGCCCATCAAAGCTTACCCTCGGCTGGGGCCTCCCACCCCGGGGGAACCAGAGGCTCCTGCCCAGGACCGAACTTTCCACTGTGAGATCTGCAATGTCAAGGTCAACTCGGAGGTCCAACTGAAACAG CACATCTCCAGCCGGCGGCACCGAGACGGAGTGGCCGGGAAGCCCAACCCACTACTGAGCCGTCACAAGAAGTCTAGGGGCGCCGGGGAGCTGGCG GGCACGCTGACTTTCTCCAAGGAGCTGCCCAAGTCCCTGGCGGGCGGCCTTCTCCCCAGCCCCCTGGCGGTGGCTGCAGTGATGGCAGCGGCAGCAGGCTCGCCGCTGTCCCTGCGCCCGGCTCCAGCCGCACCTCTTCTCCAGGGACCGCCGATCACTCACCCTCTGCTTCACCCGGCCCCCGGACCCATTCGAACTGCGCACGGACCCATCCTCTTCTCCCCCTACTGA